In one window of Erwinia tasmaniensis Et1/99 DNA:
- the pstA gene encoding phosphate ABC transporter permease PstA — translation MTPVELQAHSALLASRRKMQAWRRMKNRIALTLSLLTMAFGLFWLVWILFSTVTRGMDGMSLALFTENTPPPNTAGGGLANALAGSGLLIFWATAVGTPLGIMAGIYLAEYGRKSWLAETIRFINDILLSAPSIVVGLFVYTVVVAQMQHFSGWAGMIALALLQIPIVIRTTENMLKLVPDSLREAAYALGTPKWKMISAITLKASVSGILTGVLLAIARIAGETAPLLFTSLSNQFWSTDMMQPLANLPVTIFKFAMSPFAEWQSLAWAGVLIITLCVLLLNILARVVFAKSKH, via the coding sequence ATGACCCCCGTTGAACTGCAGGCGCACAGCGCGCTGCTCGCCTCGCGCCGCAAGATGCAGGCATGGCGGCGGATGAAAAACCGCATTGCCCTCACGCTGTCATTACTGACGATGGCCTTCGGCCTGTTCTGGCTGGTGTGGATCCTGTTTTCTACCGTAACGCGCGGCATGGATGGGATGTCGCTGGCACTGTTTACCGAAAACACGCCGCCGCCGAATACGGCGGGCGGCGGCCTGGCCAATGCCCTGGCGGGCAGCGGACTGCTGATCTTCTGGGCGACCGCGGTCGGTACGCCGCTTGGTATTATGGCTGGCATTTACCTGGCCGAATACGGGCGTAAGTCCTGGCTGGCTGAAACGATCAGATTTATCAACGACATACTGCTTTCGGCACCGTCGATCGTGGTTGGGCTGTTTGTTTACACCGTGGTGGTGGCCCAGATGCAGCACTTTTCCGGCTGGGCGGGGATGATCGCGCTGGCGCTGCTACAGATCCCGATTGTGATCCGCACCACTGAAAATATGCTGAAACTGGTCCCGGACAGCCTGCGCGAAGCGGCCTACGCGCTGGGAACGCCGAAATGGAAGATGATTTCGGCCATTACCCTGAAAGCATCGGTCTCCGGTATTCTGACCGGCGTGCTGCTCGCGATAGCGCGTATTGCCGGGGAAACGGCTCCGCTGCTGTTTACCTCGCTGTCGAATCAGTTCTGGAGCACTGACATGATGCAGCCGCTGGCCAACCTGCCGGTGACCATCTTCAAGTTCGCCATGAGCCCGTTTGCCGAATGGCAAAGTCTGGCCTGGGCGGGCGTGCTGATTATTACTCTGTGCGTGCTGTTACTGAATATTCTGGCACGCGTTGTCTTCGCCAAAAGCAAACATTAA
- the pstC gene encoding phosphate ABC transporter permease PstC produces MAATKPTFKAPGKQGDIIFSALVKLAALIVLLLLGGIIVSLLFSSWPSIHKFGFSFLWNKEWDAPNEQFGALVPIYGTVVTSIIALLIAVPVSFGIALFLTELAPGWLRRPLGVAIELLAAIPSIVYGMWGLFIFAPLFATWFQQPVSDVLANVPIVGALFSGPAFGIGILAAGIILAIMIIPYIASVMRDVFEQTPVMMKESAYGIGCTTWEVIWRIVLPFTKNGVIGGIMLGLGRALGETMAVTFIIGNTYQLDSASLFMPGNSITSALANEFAEAESGVHTAALMELGLILFVITFIVLACSKLMILRLAKSEGARS; encoded by the coding sequence ATGGCTGCAACCAAGCCGACATTCAAGGCTCCCGGAAAACAGGGTGACATCATCTTCAGCGCGCTGGTAAAACTGGCTGCGCTGATTGTGCTGTTGCTGCTCGGTGGCATCATCGTTTCCCTGCTTTTCTCCTCATGGCCGAGCATCCATAAATTCGGCTTCTCGTTTCTGTGGAATAAAGAGTGGGATGCGCCGAACGAACAGTTTGGTGCACTGGTGCCAATCTACGGCACCGTCGTGACCTCCATTATTGCGCTGCTTATCGCCGTTCCGGTCAGTTTTGGCATCGCCCTGTTCCTGACCGAACTGGCCCCTGGCTGGCTGCGCCGTCCGCTGGGCGTGGCCATCGAACTGCTGGCGGCGATCCCCAGCATCGTTTACGGCATGTGGGGGCTGTTTATCTTTGCTCCGCTGTTTGCCACCTGGTTCCAGCAGCCGGTTAGCGATGTGCTGGCCAACGTGCCAATTGTTGGCGCATTGTTCTCCGGCCCGGCTTTTGGTATCGGCATTCTCGCCGCCGGGATTATCCTGGCGATTATGATTATTCCCTATATCGCTTCGGTCATGCGTGACGTATTTGAACAGACGCCGGTCATGATGAAGGAGTCGGCCTACGGCATAGGTTGCACCACCTGGGAAGTTATCTGGCGGATCGTCCTGCCGTTCACCAAAAATGGGGTGATTGGCGGGATTATGCTGGGGCTGGGGCGTGCGCTGGGTGAAACCATGGCCGTCACCTTTATTATCGGTAACACCTACCAGCTCGACAGCGCCTCGCTGTTTATGCCTGGCAACAGCATCACCTCGGCGTTGGCCAACGAATTTGCTGAAGCCGAGTCCGGCGTGCATACCGCCGCGCTGATGGAGCTGGGGCTGATCCTGTTTGTCATTACCTTTATCGTGTTGGCCTGTTCCAAACTGATGATCCTGCGCCTGGCGAAAAGTGAAGGAGCGCGTTCATGA
- the pstS gene encoding phosphate ABC transporter substrate-binding protein PstS: MTSMHKTLAQCVALTLSLSAASAMAATNLTGAGGTFPAPVYNKWAAEYNTATGSQVNYQGIGSSGGVKQIIAKTVDFGASDAPMKEEDLAKNGLFQFPTVIGGVVLAVNIPGIKSGELTLDGKTVGDIYLGTIKKWNDPAIAKLNPGVKLPDSNINVVRRADGSGTSFVFTSYLSKVNEDWSSKVGKGSTVNWPVGLGGKGNDGVAAFVQRLPGSIGYVEYAYAKQNSLAYTKLVDADGKAISPSEKSFSDAAKGADWSTSFAQDLTYQKGDNAWPITSTTFILVHKEQANAEKGAAVLKFFDWGYKNGGKTTTALDYASLPDSVVEQIRAAWKSNVKDSSGNALY, encoded by the coding sequence ATGACTTCGATGCACAAAACTCTGGCTCAATGCGTTGCACTCACTCTTTCTCTGAGCGCCGCCTCTGCGATGGCGGCGACTAATCTGACCGGTGCTGGCGGCACCTTCCCGGCCCCGGTTTATAACAAGTGGGCGGCAGAGTACAACACCGCCACGGGCAGTCAGGTTAACTATCAGGGTATCGGCTCTTCCGGCGGCGTGAAGCAAATCATTGCTAAAACCGTCGACTTCGGTGCGTCAGATGCCCCGATGAAAGAAGAAGACTTAGCTAAAAATGGCCTGTTCCAGTTTCCAACGGTGATCGGTGGAGTGGTGCTGGCGGTGAATATCCCCGGTATAAAATCTGGTGAGCTGACGCTGGATGGTAAAACCGTGGGTGATATCTACCTCGGTACGATCAAGAAATGGAACGATCCGGCGATTGCCAAACTTAACCCTGGCGTGAAGCTGCCTGATTCAAATATCAACGTGGTGCGCCGCGCTGATGGTTCCGGTACGTCATTTGTCTTTACCAGCTATCTGTCCAAAGTGAACGAAGACTGGAGCAGCAAAGTCGGGAAAGGCAGTACCGTGAACTGGCCGGTAGGCCTGGGCGGTAAGGGGAACGACGGCGTGGCCGCGTTCGTACAGCGTCTGCCGGGCTCAATCGGTTATGTCGAATACGCTTATGCGAAGCAGAACAGCCTTGCTTACACCAAGCTGGTTGATGCCGACGGCAAGGCGATTTCACCAAGTGAAAAAAGCTTCAGCGATGCGGCTAAAGGCGCTGACTGGAGCACCTCGTTTGCCCAGGATCTGACCTACCAGAAAGGTGACAATGCGTGGCCAATCACCTCGACCACCTTCATCCTGGTGCATAAAGAGCAGGCCAATGCAGAGAAAGGCGCAGCGGTGCTGAAGTTCTTTGACTGGGGTTACAAAAACGGCGGCAAAACCACGACGGCTCTCGACTATGCGTCACTGCCGGATTCAGTGGTAGAGCAGATCCGCGCCGCCTGGAAATCCAACGTGAAAGACAGCTCAGGTAACGCGTTGTACTAA
- a CDS encoding ogr/Delta-like zinc finger family protein, giving the protein MMRCPFCNNSAHTRTSRYISGQTKEAYYQCQNIRCSCTFKTIESIAKVLRKPAS; this is encoded by the coding sequence ATGATGCGCTGTCCATTTTGTAATAACTCTGCACATACAAGAACCAGTCGTTATATTTCCGGGCAAACGAAAGAGGCGTATTATCAGTGCCAGAATATAAGATGCTCATGTACGTTCAAAACGATAGAAAGTATTGCTAAGGTCCTGAGGAAGCCGGCATCTTAA
- a CDS encoding glycoside hydrolase family 68 protein, translated as MSNFNYKPTPWTRADALKVHSDDPTTTQPLVDVAFPVMSEEVFIWDTMPLRDFDGDIVSVNGWCVIFTLTADRNTNNPDFQDENGNYDIKRDWEDRHGRARICYWYSRTGKDWIFGGRVMAEGVSPTTREWAGTPILLNDEGDIDLYYTCVTPGATIAKVRGKIVTSDEGVSLEGFQHVKSLFSADGKIYQTEEQNAYWNFRDPSPFIDKNDGKLYMLFEGNVAGSRGTHEITQEDMGSVPPGYENVGGARYQVGCIGLAVAKDLSGDEWEILPPLITAVGVNDQTERPHFVFQEGKYYLFTISHKYTFADNLTGPDGVYGFVSNQLTGPYTPMNSSGLVLGNPSSQPFQTYSHYVMPNGLVTSFIDSVPWEGEKFRIGGTEAPTVKILLKGDRSFVVDSFDYGYIPAMKDIILK; from the coding sequence ATGTCTAACTTTAATTACAAACCCACTCCGTGGACTCGTGCCGATGCGTTGAAAGTGCATTCAGATGATCCAACCACAACTCAACCTCTTGTTGATGTTGCATTTCCAGTAATGAGCGAAGAGGTGTTTATTTGGGATACCATGCCACTGCGTGACTTCGACGGTGATATTGTCTCGGTAAACGGCTGGTGCGTTATATTTACGCTGACGGCGGATCGCAATACGAATAATCCAGATTTCCAGGATGAAAATGGGAACTACGATATTAAGCGTGACTGGGAAGACAGGCACGGCCGTGCACGTATTTGTTATTGGTACTCACGCACCGGTAAAGACTGGATCTTTGGCGGTCGGGTTATGGCTGAAGGTGTCTCACCGACGACTCGTGAATGGGCCGGAACCCCGATCCTTTTAAATGATGAAGGTGATATTGACCTTTATTACACCTGTGTCACTCCTGGTGCAACGATTGCCAAAGTGCGCGGTAAAATTGTGACGTCTGATGAGGGTGTGAGCCTGGAAGGTTTCCAGCATGTTAAATCACTTTTCTCTGCTGATGGTAAAATTTACCAGACGGAAGAACAGAATGCCTACTGGAACTTCCGTGACCCCAGCCCCTTTATCGATAAAAATGATGGCAAATTATATATGCTGTTTGAAGGAAACGTGGCGGGGTCGCGAGGAACGCATGAAATTACCCAGGAAGACATGGGTAGCGTGCCGCCAGGCTATGAAAATGTCGGTGGCGCAAGATATCAGGTTGGCTGTATTGGTCTGGCTGTTGCTAAAGACTTATCGGGCGATGAGTGGGAGATCCTGCCTCCGCTAATCACCGCCGTTGGCGTAAACGATCAGACCGAACGCCCGCACTTTGTCTTCCAGGAGGGTAAATACTATCTGTTCACCATCAGCCATAAGTACACTTTTGCCGACAACCTGACCGGCCCTGATGGCGTGTATGGCTTTGTGAGCAATCAGCTCACCGGCCCATATACCCCGATGAACAGCTCCGGCCTTGTTTTAGGCAATCCTTCCTCACAACCTTTCCAGACCTATTCACATTATGTGATGCCTAATGGATTGGTGACGTCCTTTATTGATAGCGTGCCGTGGGAGGGGGAAAAATTCCGTATTGGCGGTACTGAAGCACCGACCGTGAAAATTCTGTTGAAAGGCGACCGTTCCTTTGTTGTTGATAGCTTTGACTATGGCTATATCCCGGCAATGAAGGACATTATTTTAAAATAA
- a CDS encoding phage holin, lambda family, with protein MMYWLNINVLEVVKSWWRGDVPIGGVLMAVGMAILRMKYSGESQGKTIIEGLLCGALTLTTVSAMNFFHIPQSMTVAIGGFIGFVGVKKISNYLSLYLSSRINKK; from the coding sequence ATGATGTACTGGTTAAATATTAATGTTTTAGAGGTCGTGAAGTCATGGTGGCGTGGCGACGTTCCCATCGGTGGGGTATTAATGGCTGTTGGCATGGCCATCCTGCGCATGAAATACTCCGGTGAATCTCAAGGGAAAACGATTATAGAAGGGTTATTGTGTGGAGCGTTAACACTCACGACCGTTTCAGCAATGAATTTCTTCCATATTCCACAAAGTATGACGGTGGCTATCGGTGGATTTATTGGGTTTGTTGGCGTGAAAAAAATCAGCAACTACCTGTCTCTGTACCTTAGCTCGCGAATCAACAAAAAGTAA
- the glmS gene encoding glutamine--fructose-6-phosphate transaminase (isomerizing) yields the protein MCGIVGAVAQRDIAEILLEGLRRLEYRGYDSAGLAVVDANGQATRLRRVGKVSNLAAAAEHTALAGGTGIAHTRWATHGEPSESNAHPHISGDIIVVHNGIIENHEPLRELMIGRGYTFTSETDTEVVAHLVNWERQNGGSLLDVVQRVIPQLRGAYGMVILDSRDPSTLVAARSGSPLVIGRGVGENFIASDQVALLPVTRRFIYLEEGDIAQITRRDVTIVDGSGDVVQRREIESNAQYDAGDKGVYRHYMQKEIYEQPVAIKNTLSGRFSHGEVDLSELGANADSLLANVEHIQIVACGTSYNSGMVSRYWFESLANVPCDVEIASEFRYRKSAVRKNSLLITLSQSGETADTLAALRLSKELGYLGSLAICNVAGSSLVRESDLALMTKAGTEIGVASTKAFTTQLTVLLMLVAKIGRLKGVNPQVEQDIVHSLQALPSRIEQMLSQDELIASLAEDFSDKHHALFLGRGDQYPIAMEGALKLKEISYIHAEAYAAGELKHGPLALIDADMPVIVIAPNNELLEKLKSNIEEVRARGGLLYVFADADAGFANSDGMRIIPLPHVEEVIAPIFYTIPLQLLSYHVALIKGTDVDQPRNLAKSVTVE from the coding sequence ATGTGTGGAATTGTTGGTGCTGTAGCGCAGCGTGATATTGCAGAAATTCTGCTGGAAGGGCTGCGCCGTCTGGAATACCGAGGCTATGACTCTGCCGGTCTGGCCGTTGTTGACGCTAACGGGCAGGCTACCCGCCTGCGCCGTGTGGGTAAGGTGAGCAACCTGGCTGCCGCAGCGGAACATACCGCGCTGGCGGGTGGAACAGGCATTGCGCACACGCGCTGGGCCACGCACGGAGAGCCATCGGAAAGTAATGCCCATCCGCATATTTCCGGCGACATAATCGTTGTTCACAACGGCATTATTGAAAATCACGAGCCGCTGCGCGAGCTGATGATCGGTCGGGGCTATACCTTTACCTCCGAGACCGACACTGAAGTGGTCGCGCATCTGGTGAATTGGGAACGGCAAAACGGCGGCTCGCTGCTTGACGTGGTGCAGCGCGTTATTCCGCAGCTGCGCGGTGCGTACGGTATGGTGATTCTGGACAGCCGTGACCCGTCTACGCTGGTTGCTGCGCGCTCCGGCAGTCCGCTGGTGATTGGCCGTGGCGTGGGTGAAAACTTTATCGCTTCGGATCAGGTCGCGCTGCTGCCGGTGACGCGCCGCTTTATCTATCTGGAAGAAGGCGATATCGCGCAAATTACCCGTCGTGATGTGACTATTGTCGATGGCAGCGGTGACGTTGTGCAGCGCCGCGAAATCGAATCCAACGCGCAGTATGATGCCGGCGATAAAGGCGTATACCGCCACTATATGCAGAAAGAGATTTACGAACAGCCGGTGGCGATTAAAAACACCCTCAGCGGTCGTTTCAGCCACGGAGAAGTCGACCTCTCGGAGCTGGGCGCAAACGCTGACTCGCTGCTGGCAAACGTTGAGCATATCCAGATTGTCGCCTGTGGCACCTCATACAACTCCGGTATGGTTTCGCGCTACTGGTTTGAATCTCTGGCCAACGTGCCCTGTGACGTGGAAATCGCTTCTGAATTCCGTTACCGCAAATCTGCCGTTCGTAAAAACAGCCTGCTGATCACCCTTTCCCAGTCTGGTGAGACTGCCGATACGCTGGCGGCACTGCGCCTGTCGAAAGAGCTGGGTTATCTGGGATCGCTGGCTATCTGTAATGTGGCAGGCTCTTCCCTGGTACGTGAATCCGACCTGGCGCTGATGACCAAAGCGGGCACGGAAATCGGCGTAGCGTCGACCAAAGCCTTTACTACCCAGCTCACCGTATTGCTGATGCTGGTGGCAAAAATTGGCCGCCTTAAAGGCGTTAATCCGCAGGTGGAACAGGATATTGTTCACTCTCTGCAGGCGCTGCCGAGCCGTATTGAGCAGATGCTGTCTCAGGATGAGCTGATTGCATCCCTGGCAGAGGATTTCTCTGACAAACATCATGCGTTGTTCCTTGGTCGTGGCGATCAGTACCCGATCGCGATGGAAGGGGCGCTGAAGCTGAAAGAGATTTCCTATATTCACGCCGAAGCCTATGCCGCCGGTGAGCTGAAACACGGCCCGCTGGCGCTGATCGATGCCGATATGCCGGTGATTGTGATTGCGCCGAACAATGAACTGCTGGAAAAGCTGAAGTCGAATATCGAAGAGGTGCGCGCCCGTGGCGGTCTGCTGTATGTCTTCGCCGATGCGGACGCCGGTTTTGCCAACAGTGACGGGATGCGTATTATTCCGCTACCGCATGTGGAAGAGGTCATTGCGCCCATCTTCTACACCATTCCGCTACAGCTGCTTAGCTACCATGTGGCGCTGATCAAAGGCACTGACGTGGACCAGCCGCGCAACCTGGCGAAATCGGTAACGGTGGAGTGA